From the Populus nigra chromosome 13, ddPopNigr1.1, whole genome shotgun sequence genome, the window AGGCAGACATTTACCCCTTTAACTGTTTTCTTGACTTCATTGATTAGGTATTTCCTGGCTGCAAATTCAAAAGCTCCTGCTCCCTGAAGAAAACAAGCGAGACTATCTGAGTGGGAAAGAaaactgcttttttttttatgaagcaCAAGGCACTTGAGCAGCAACATAACTTGCTCATACATGATATAACTTCCAAAGCCACCAACAATGAGGACAACTAGGCTTttatataaatcaatttatgACAAACATTAGTTTCATAGATTTCTTCAAGCAGAACTTACAAGCACAACAGCTTCATCTTCAATGGTGTTTTTTACAGCTCTCAAGCCATCACGGACAGCATCCTTTATTTGGGCAATTGTATGGTCATTGGGTCCTGTAACATTAAAGAAGTCAAGTGACAATTGATCCCTGCTGCATTGCTCAATTGCAAGGATTATACACATCATATAAGAGAAAATCTTAAACGTAAACTAAATCCTCCAGCCTGATGGCTAAATGGTCTAGTGGAAgcaattaaaacaaacaaaataaaaatcattcagATGGTTTGAAGACCAACTGAtagcaattaaaacaaaaaaaatgaaaatcatacACAATTATGCAATGTTAAATGCTTCTATACCTTTTATTAAGATAGTGCAAGAATGGGGGTTCTTTACATTTTCAACAAATGTATACTTCTCTTCACCAAGGACGTGCTCATACACCAGTCCAGCCCAACCGAGGCAGTCAGGAGTTAAACTATCGACAGAATTCACAGCCTCTCCTCCACAAGCCAAAACCAGGCGTTCCATATTTCTCCTCTTTGCTCTTCGCAGGGCAATTATCTACAGAACATGAAATTAGATCAATCACATTCAATATAGCAACAACATGGCAAGCAGGTAGACCAACCACTTTTCAAACTAGCAAAAGTCATCTTACATTTATCAGTAGGTACCATGAAAAAAGGAATCCAATCCAAGGCAAAGCATTTAACAAACCCAGTCTCGTTTGTAACAATTTAAAACTGGAGCCACATACAGGTGGCAGGTATTCTACCATTTTCAAAATCTAAACTATAATGAAAAACCATTTCAAGTCTCCATTCCCACATCCATAGTTTCATGAAATCAATAGAATTACAGAAGCATCAAATGGTCTCTAGAATATGCTTTTCCataatgagaaaagaaaaaaagatatactCCTTTGGATATTGTATCTTCATCAACTTAAGCATCttgcttgttttcttttaataattactTCATTCAGCATGCAACATGatttacaacaataaaaatagagaaTGAGGCTGTAAGGCTACCAAAACGTGCAACCACTTGTTATCACATATAACTATTAACAACTTATGGAATCATGATCCTACTAAAGCTGATTACAACTTTCAGAATCGGTTCAACATAATGTTATCTTCTTAAAACTTCTCTGTAGAATTAAGGAGTACGTAGAAACACAAACCCAACTGCCATCCCCCCAAgtaaaaaaacttttctttcttttcccaagGTTAATAGATGCACCCTCTTGGAGGGCAACTCTATTTCCCTAAACAATCCACCCATTCATAATatttccaacaaacaaaattGATCTCTATTGTAATATTTAACCCCTATTCATGCCATACACCCTAAGaaaaccaaaaggaaacacCCAGCACTAACACATAAAGCATGATATGCAGCAAACTGATGTGAATTCATGTATATTAAGTAGCTATTTATTGTTAGCATTGGATCACTAAAGAATAGAACATAATTGTTCCATGACTTACCCCTGCTCGTGCAAGAAGGTCCAATGATGGAGGATCAATTCCCTTTTGATTGATAACCACAAAATTGTTGTCTGTACCAGAACAAACCTGGAAGACCAAAagtataaaaaacatttcagAAAACCCAACATGTATGACAGAGACAGTAGCATGAacattaaatgtattaaaatgtgTCACTTAACCTTATCTTttagttcaataatttttttaactctttcaTCGACCTGACGCCTTTCAGCAGTAACCATTGCCTCCCGCTGCTCTGCATTTGAGTAGAAAAATCCTGCATTTATTTCACTGTGGAGAAAAATATTAGCTTCCAATAAACTGAAACTGGCCACAGCTGCATCTACAGAGTACTTGATATCTCATATTTAGCATCAATTCCAATTAAATTCAAGTTGACAAGAAGAATACCTTTTCTCATATTCCAAAGACACATTGCATGTCAAGATAAAACATTTCTCTGCCCGCCGTTTCATATCAGGATGCCTAGAACCATGGTCAAGAACAAGACCTTCAACCTGGAAAGCAGAATAAGTAAATAGAGGGTCCAAAACTTTTGACAAGAGAAGAATATTTATCTACGAAAGACTAAATTATATCAAAGAAGATAAAGGATGAACAAGAACTAAAAGTTGTCCAAGCTATGAACTTGGGTTAAACCAATCATCAATTTCTTGGAAAGTTCACCTAATCCAAAGTACCAGCATTGAGAAATAATTTTGACATGAAGCATTACTTTACTAAATAAAGGTTGAATGATGGAAAATGGCAGTGATTCCACCTACTGCCTCCCATTCAAGATCAATGATTCCATTTCAAATGGAAGGGTTCTTGGAGATCTTAGATTCCTCATTCTTAGTCAGGATGTCAGGAGTTACAAGTCAATTTTAACACATCCCACCTGAAAAATATACCATGGTAATCCAGATTAAATGAAAAACTTACAAGCCGTGTGTCAACATCAAATTTATGACGCATGTGCATAATCTCCACCATAAATAGATCAATGCCTTCCTCAGGCTTTCGAATACAAAGCACCTGCATAATGCACAATACAGTTAATGCAAAAATAGAAGTCTTCAATATTGTACTTAAACATCTTTTTCTAGCAGCCTCAAGATATATCAACACCATTGGCTACACTCACCGAATTGACAACTATGTCAGTTAACTGATCTGCCAAAGCTTCATGCAGCTGTACAAGAGAATAAGGTCAACTTTAAATGAGATCCAATCTGGACCTAAACTAGGAGTAAACCAATGAATAGAACTTACCTTCGTCCTTAGGGCTGTCCTAGCAACCATTTTAAGAATTTCCCTGTCAGGTTCATCTCCCATGACCACGGGAGTcttaaatttttcaagaaactGGAGAGTGGCTCTTTTCGCAATCTCAAAACCATCAACCAATACACGTGGATGCATCCCTGAAGAAAAAAGTACTCCCATGAATAAAACAGGTTACCCTGACAAGCACTAAAACACCAAATGAGCAAGTTCAAGATTTTCTGACATGAAACTCATGACCGCACACCAAGCATccagaataaaaatattaaaataaccacCATAATACGACTCTTTTTTCATCAGAGAAGGTATAAAAACAGAACCAATGTCCTTGATGATAAATTCTAgtgcaataaatattttattagccAAAGGTCAAATACACAAGAATATGAAAATCTATTATTTCCTGTGCAACACGCATGCACAACACAGATGCAACCCTTGAACAACACCAACTTGTTTGAACTTTAAGGCATTAGAATCTTCTAACACTGTTTACTATCCTATCATGTCACAACATGAATTTCTTTATTCGGTTCGAAACATTTGAAACAATAAGCGTATCAAGAATAGAAAACAGTGTTAGAAGATTGCTAGCTCAAACTAAAACAGAAAACTCAGAAGTATGTGACTCAAGAAAGACAGCCACAACAACTAATACAGCTAGTTCAAACTAAAGAACATCACTAACCTTCATCAATGCACCGTTCAGATTGCTTCATAAGCTCTCCAATAAAAATCACAGTAGACGTCGTACCATCTCCACTGATATCATCTTGGGCAACAGCCGTCCTTGCAATCATAATGGCCGTCGGATTTTGAATTTGCTGCAACCATCAGAGAAATTCAAGCAAATTCACAATTCCACAAAAACCCCAGCAATAAACACCCATTGTTTATTCAAAACACCAGATAACACAACCTTTGTTTACTAGATCTATCTCagcatttaaaatttaaactcacATCAAGTTGCTCCTAAAGCTCATTAACTTAAATATGCTAATCACTTAGGGCAGACTCGCTTCtaaaaagagaaataataacattaaacccTAATTCTGCAAACACTCACAAAAATTCAGATCGAGAAAACCAAACGGAAGAAAACTAACCATTTCTTTCAAAAGAGTGTTTCCATCCTTAGTCAGCTTTATATCTCCAGCGCCACCAACAAgccttaaaaaacacaaaaacgcAAAGTAATTAAATCGCAGAAACACAGAGCAAATtccgagagaaaaaaacaaaacagcgaGAGAGTCACATCTTGATGGTGCCTTTGGGGCCGAGATTGGATTTTAGAACATCTTGTAAACCTTTAGCGGCATTGATGTTCATGTGAAGCGCCGCCGATTTGTTGAGAACCTCCGCGTTAGGGTTTAATACTCTTatcgacatttttttttttcctttcaaaacttGTAAGAGAAGAAGTGTGAGTGAGTTTACTGTTGTTCGGAGTTTTAATGGAAGTGAGGAGAGGAACTGTCCCTGCGTTGCGTTGCTTGGGTTTTTTTAGGGCTTTCTGGTAGTTtatgtaatatttaataatttcgtTTTAGGGAAAACCTCAAAGTGGTACCGTAACTctgaattaattataaaatggaTCCCTAAATTCTTGAATTCTTTATTTGTTCgagaaaataatttcatatattaaacaagaaaatcattTAAGCAACAAAAAGAtagttaaatcaatttaaaagtttGTGCTCGTTCATATATAActtgttttatatttcatttaatatatatatatatatatatatatatcatagaaAGGctctaatttaatttgaagttgaCCCAAATAAAACGAGAGGTTTACAATTgcgaaaaataagaaaatgatttgataataaaatgattaaataagttttgtacaatttatttttaattctttttaaacaaAAGTTCTGTTCTGATTCCATAAACCTGTAATTCAactgatatattatttttaaaaaaagtacagagttgagggtttttttttttttaatttatatgtgaGTGTTGTGCTTTATGGAAGGAGTAAAAAACAGGTTTGGCCCGGCCTCCAAAGCTTTACCAAGTCTCAGTTCATAGGAtggaaaaaatgttttgaaaaatctgaattaaGACAAATATTAATAGACTCTTTGAAAATgttattatagttattttttaaaatatttttgatattaatatattaaaatgatctaaaaatattaaaaaatatcaatttaaaatataaaacaaaaaaattttaatattttttaaaatacagaaaCAAATAATTTCTAAGTCACCAATGTGGAGAGTACCAACCAATCAAAACTGAACATCATGGGATAATAGAAGATCGCATGCATCAATATATAGtaatcttttagaaaaaatctcGAATTAGCTCCTCAACTATATCGTGAACTTCAAACAAATCCTCAAAGAATTTTTTGTCAATTAAGTTTCCAGGGgcatataaattttgaattgtgTAATATTGCATGagattatcataaaaatatctaaacgACAGACTCCCTTCAAAAGggcactgtttttttttttttttgcatgaagaATGAACCTTAGACTAAATCCGTAGATGGACTGAGAGAGGGACTCAATTGAAACTTCCTACTTTTACATACCCAAAtgagaaaataattgttttgaaaCATGGCAGGAAGTGTAAGGTGAAGAATGATGAATGAACAATAACAAGTTAAGGCTGCAGCATTCAATGCTCagtatcaaacttttacagaaTTCAAATCCAAGAATGAAGAGCAAGTGAATTGCTACTCTTGGTGTGCTTATCAGTGAAGATAGAGAAATGGTGGAGATGGTTTCTACAAACTACCAGTCTCTGCTGGCCATGTTGATTCTGGCACTGAGGCATCTGTTGAC encodes:
- the LOC133671582 gene encoding T-complex protein 1 subunit zeta 1, whose product is MSIRVLNPNAEVLNKSAALHMNINAAKGLQDVLKSNLGPKGTIKMLVGGAGDIKLTKDGNTLLKEMQIQNPTAIMIARTAVAQDDISGDGTTSTVIFIGELMKQSERCIDEGMHPRVLVDGFEIAKRATLQFLEKFKTPVVMGDEPDREILKMVARTALRTKLHEALADQLTDIVVNSVLCIRKPEEGIDLFMVEIMHMRHKFDVDTRLVEGLVLDHGSRHPDMKRRAEKCFILTCNVSLEYEKSEINAGFFYSNAEQREAMVTAERRQVDERVKKIIELKDKVCSGTDNNFVVINQKGIDPPSLDLLARAGIIALRRAKRRNMERLVLACGGEAVNSVDSLTPDCLGWAGLVYEHVLGEEKYTFVENVKNPHSCTILIKGPNDHTIAQIKDAVRDGLRAVKNTIEDEAVVLGAGAFEFAARKYLINEVKKTVKGRAQLGVEAFADALLVVPKTLAENSGLDTQDEIVTLTGEHDRDNIVGINLQTGGPLDPQMEGIFDNYSVKRQLINSGPVIASQLLLVDEVIRAGRNMRKPT